In a genomic window of bacterium:
- a CDS encoding outer membrane beta-barrel protein has translation MRSGFYVGLLLSLLLVNLAFSEDTSGKFGVSVEGGCYFPEMSQLDDNFIYGGSFSYHFYPWLFAELRAARYREHIPEFTKVEYRKTYYTYIYSGEKYPAGHSSSETQVDYDHIKTKIVPVDLNVGFSFLTEQKINPYISFGPTFFSARIDELPEMNDVAWGVNGGLGAEFFVAKLFDNRADLSLVTDLRYRWGKANFGLGYTSMSVSYFSESEDLKLKTNKYRTTELKDLSNDIDLGGFSAALGVKIYF, from the coding sequence ATGAGAAGCGGTTTTTATGTAGGTTTGCTGTTGAGCCTGTTGCTCGTCAACCTCGCGTTTTCGGAGGATACTTCGGGCAAGTTCGGGGTCAGTGTAGAGGGAGGTTGTTACTTCCCGGAGATGAGCCAATTGGATGATAACTTCATCTATGGCGGCTCGTTTTCCTATCATTTCTACCCCTGGCTATTTGCTGAGCTTAGGGCTGCGAGGTATCGTGAACACATTCCGGAGTTCACGAAGGTTGAATACAGAAAGACTTATTACACATATATCTACAGTGGCGAGAAGTATCCAGCAGGGCATAGCTCCAGCGAGACGCAGGTGGACTATGACCACATCAAAACCAAAATAGTGCCAGTCGATTTAAATGTGGGTTTCTCATTCCTGACTGAGCAGAAGATCAACCCCTACATTTCGTTTGGGCCTACGTTTTTCTCGGCTCGAATCGACGAGCTTCCGGAAATGAACGATGTCGCTTGGGGTGTCAACGGCGGCTTGGGAGCGGAGTTTTTTGTTGCCAAGCTGTTCGACAATAGAGCGGACCTCTCGCTTGTTACTGACCTGCGCTACCGTTGGGGCAAGGCAAATTTTGGACTTGGGTACACATCAATGTCGGTCAGTTACTTCTCGGAAAGCGAGGACTTGAAGCTCAAGACGAACAAGTATCGGACGACCGAGCTTAAGGACCTGTCCAACGACATTGACCTTGGGGGCTTCAGCGCTGCTTTGGGCGTCAAGATATACTTCTAG